In Thermospira aquatica, the following proteins share a genomic window:
- a CDS encoding type II secretion system protein GspD translates to MKWLHYGIWLFFVGNMMIAQEYSYGGPPVGESSSAELWYQIEVPLIESQDGTFSANFQNASPREVFQIFGMQMGLNFVLSPRINESVTVSFKNVNIKDAFKTVMRLNRWYYLAEGSIVKILSQEEYRSELLNHYVETRVYDASILDLKNLPSVIKPLLTPGVGFMSVDQMSSKLVIRDTKANLERIEKVYRGLCEAPKMVEIETRMLEVRLDDTWSAGVNWSALFSEGKWQVDILPLAQGENSSVIRISGGEKGDMWEATTALKATLDKNNVKVISQPKVLAVNRGESTILIGSRLPYLSGTNNLSLEFLDAGIKLTVKPMITPSNQIRMNLYVELSSAEWVTILPGYQAPKVQTTSLKCDVLAQSGDIIVIGGLVKSEKIKRKIGVPLLGDIPVLGWLFSYQKEENVRTEMALLLVPRIVLSSLSGELSPQLQRLTNEMAK, encoded by the coding sequence GATATGGCTCTTTTTTGTTGGGAATATGATGATAGCTCAGGAGTATAGTTACGGTGGTCCGCCTGTAGGAGAATCATCCTCTGCTGAGCTCTGGTATCAGATAGAGGTTCCTCTTATTGAAAGTCAAGACGGGACCTTTTCAGCCAATTTTCAAAATGCCTCACCGAGGGAGGTGTTTCAGATTTTTGGGATGCAGATGGGACTCAATTTTGTCTTGAGTCCAAGAATTAATGAAAGCGTGACAGTTTCCTTTAAAAATGTGAATATCAAAGATGCGTTTAAGACAGTGATGCGTCTCAATCGGTGGTACTATCTTGCGGAAGGAAGTATTGTCAAGATCCTATCCCAGGAAGAGTACCGATCAGAGCTTCTCAATCATTACGTGGAGACACGGGTGTATGATGCCTCTATTCTTGATTTGAAAAACCTGCCCTCTGTTATTAAGCCGCTTCTCACGCCGGGAGTAGGTTTTATGAGTGTGGATCAGATGTCCTCCAAACTTGTCATCAGGGATACGAAGGCGAACCTTGAACGGATTGAAAAGGTGTATCGCGGGCTTTGTGAGGCTCCCAAAATGGTTGAAATCGAAACGCGAATGCTTGAGGTGAGACTGGATGATACGTGGTCAGCCGGAGTCAATTGGTCAGCCCTTTTTTCCGAAGGAAAGTGGCAGGTGGATATTTTGCCCCTGGCACAAGGGGAGAATTCGTCGGTGATCCGGATTAGTGGAGGGGAGAAGGGAGACATGTGGGAAGCAACAACGGCTCTTAAGGCAACCCTTGACAAAAATAATGTCAAAGTGATTTCTCAACCGAAGGTTTTGGCTGTGAATCGAGGAGAGTCAACGATTCTGATCGGAAGTAGACTTCCCTATCTTTCCGGAACAAATAATCTTTCTCTTGAGTTTCTCGACGCAGGGATTAAGCTTACCGTCAAGCCGATGATAACCCCTTCAAACCAGATTCGCATGAATCTGTATGTAGAGCTCAGTAGTGCCGAGTGGGTGACTATCCTTCCAGGATATCAGGCCCCCAAGGTTCAAACCACTTCTCTCAAATGTGATGTTCTTGCCCAAAGCGGGGATATCATTGTTATCGGGGGATTGGTCAAGAGCGAAAAAATCAAACGCAAGATCGGTGTTCCTCTTTTAGGGGATATTCCTGTGCTTGGGTGGTTGTTTTCTTACCAGAAAGAAGAAAATGTACGAACGGAGATGGCGCTTCTTCTTGTTCCCAGGATTGTCCTTTCATCACTTTCGGGTGAGCTTTCTCCCCAGCTTCAAAGGTTAACCAATGAGATGGCAAAATAA
- a CDS encoding YgaP family membrane protein — MEKNMGTIDRLIRIIIAAVLILLIVLKVITGIWIYVAALVAVVFIVTSMLGFCPLYKLLGISTCKD, encoded by the coding sequence ATGGAAAAAAACATGGGCACGATTGATAGGCTTATTCGTATCATTATTGCGGCAGTTTTGATTCTCTTGATTGTACTCAAAGTGATTACAGGTATCTGGATCTATGTTGCCGCACTGGTTGCTGTCGTGTTTATTGTGACATCAATGCTGGGGTTCTGTCCTTTGTACAAGCTTCTTGGCATCTCTACCTGCAAGGACTAA